The following are from one region of the Rhipicephalus microplus isolate Deutch F79 chromosome 1, USDA_Rmic, whole genome shotgun sequence genome:
- the LOC142765251 gene encoding uncharacterized protein LOC142765251: MKRILRALCFEKGTKWDAAIPAMLFALRTVTHEVTGFTPAELVYGRAFRSPLTLLKEKWEDKFVDKTVVEYVRTLLKRLRESQELAHVKMAQGQQRAKVYYDRSARARTFKEGDKVLILKSSKANKLEVAWDRPVTVKQKLSDTTYLVTTPDKHNDVTLYHCSLMKPFLERTETLSIV, translated from the coding sequence ATGAAGCGAATTCTGCGTGCGCTCTGCTTCGAGAAGGGCACCAAATGGGACGCGGCTATTCCCGCGATGCTCTTTGCTCTGCGCACCGTCACTCACGAAGTGACTGGTTTCACGCCGGCGGAACTCGTTTACGGCCGAGCGTTTCGTTCCCCTCTAACGTTGCTGAAGGAAAAGTGGGAAGACAAATTCGTGGACAAAACGGTGGTCGAGTACGTGCGGACGTTGTTGAAGCGCCTACGTGAATCGCAGGAATTGGCACACGTGAAGATGGCTCAAGGTCAACAACGCGCAAAGGTGTACTACGACAGATCCGCACGTGCACGAACATTCAAAGAAGGCGACAAAGTACTCATTCTGAAGTCATCAAAGGCAAATAAACTGGAAGTAGCATGGGACAGGCCTGTCACTGTTAAACAAAAGCTCTCCGACACCACTTATTTGGTCACGACGCCCGACAAGCACAACGATGTGACACTCTACCACTGCAGCCTTATGAAGCCCTTTCTCGAACGCACGGAGACGCTGAGCATCGTCTAA